In a genomic window of Gemmatimonadales bacterium:
- the smpB gene encoding SsrA-binding protein SmpB yields the protein MTRETPPPDERRQSVARNPKATHDYHILETWESGIVLTGTEVKSLRNGKASIKEAYARVRRGEVFLEGMNITPYEQGNRYNHDPVRSRKLLLHRREIEKLIGAVEQRGLTLVPLELYFKNGRAKVVLALGRGKKQHDKREDLKRRAEEREMARAVSVRGRR from the coding sequence GTGACCCGCGAGACTCCCCCACCCGATGAGCGCAGGCAGTCGGTCGCCCGGAACCCGAAGGCGACCCACGACTACCACATTCTCGAGACGTGGGAGTCGGGGATCGTGCTGACCGGGACCGAGGTCAAGTCGCTCCGCAATGGGAAGGCCTCCATCAAGGAGGCCTACGCCAGAGTGCGGAGGGGCGAGGTGTTCCTGGAGGGCATGAACATCACTCCGTACGAGCAGGGCAATCGCTACAATCACGATCCGGTCCGGTCCCGCAAGCTCCTCCTCCATCGCCGGGAGATCGAGAAGCTCATCGGCGCGGTGGAGCAGCGGGGACTGACCCTGGTGCCGCTCGAGCTCTACTTCAAGAATGGACGCGCCAAGGTGGTCCTCGCTCTCGGCCGGGGCAAGAAGCAGCACGACAAGCGCGAGGACCTCAAGCGGCGGGCAGAGGAGCGGGAGATGGCGCGGGCGGTCTCGGTTCGGGGCCGCCGATGA